One genomic region from Magallana gigas chromosome 3, xbMagGiga1.1, whole genome shotgun sequence encodes:
- the LOC105325048 gene encoding L-rhamnose-binding lectin CSL3: MKVVSRCSFHKQSERKMLPKLLGFVLLFGSTYAITERACEGSTLYLTCPQGQSINVTYANYGRSNLFVCPAGGQQNTNCYSGSSIQTVRNTCQGQNQCSISASDALFGDPCPSTYKYLEVDYECEVQSPQGNRFHVCEGGSLYLYCPRGTYLVIFSANFGRLSSAICPGPGSNNVNCVSSNALSVVRNSCEGYPSCQLEAINNVFGDPCPGTYKYLEVNVGCSYF, from the exons ATGAAAGTAGTTAGCCGGTGCAGTTTTCATAAGCAGTCTGAGAGGAAAATGTTACCTAAACTTCTTGGGTTTGTTCTCCTTTTTGGATCGACATATG CTATTACGGAGCGTGCTTGTGAGGGGAGCACCTTGTATCTCACTTGTCCCCAGGGACAATCGATCAACGTGACGTACGCTAACTACGGCAGGAGTAACCTGTTCGTCTGTCCGGCCGGAGGACAACAGAACACCAACTGTTATAGCGGGTCGTCCATACAGACTGTACGGAACACATGTCAAGGCCAGAACCAGTGTAGCATCTCGGCTTCCGATGCTCTGTTCGGAGACCCTTGTCCATCAACATATAAATATTTGGAGGTCGATTATGAATGTGAAGTTCAATCTCCCCAGG GAAACCGATTCCACGTCTGTGAGGGTGGTTCCTTGTATCTTTACTGTCCAAGAGGAACATATCTAGTTATTTTCTCTGCCAACTTCGGACGACTGAGTTCCGCAATCTGTCCAGGTCCCGGATCAAACAACGTAAACTGTGTGTCTTCTAATGCCCTGTCCGTGGTCAGAAACAGCTGTGAGGGGTACCCCAGCTGCCAACTCGAGGCCATCAATAACGTGTTTGGAGATCCGTGTCCAGGAACTTATAAATATCTGGAGGTTAATGTTGGATGCAgttatttctaa